In Phocoena phocoena chromosome 19, mPhoPho1.1, whole genome shotgun sequence, a genomic segment contains:
- the AMZ2 gene encoding archaemetzincin-2 — protein MQTVRHSERTLRTALISKNPALVSQYEKLDAGEKRLMDEAFRPDSDLFGPITLHSQSDWITSHPEAPQDFEEFFSDPYRKIPSPQKHSIYIQCIGLLGNTRSISEEYVKWLKGYCEAFFYGLTVKLLEPVPVSATRCSFRINDNTQNLQIHAGQILKFLKKKKPEDAFCVVGITMIDLYPRDSWNFVFGQASLTDGVGIFSFARYGSDFYSSHYEGKLKKLQKSSSDYSVFDNYYVPEVTSVLLLRSCKTLTHEIGHIFGLRHCQWLACLMQGSNHLEEADQRPLDLCPICLRKLQSAVGFHLKDRYKALVRWVDAESTDTPTVTPKHSREDPLSLPKPVEAFKEWKEWITKCLAVLQT, from the exons ATGCAAACAGTACGGCACTCTGAGCGCACACTGAGGACAGCTCTCATCTCAAAGAACCCAGCGCTTGTGTCACAGTATGAGAAGTTAGATGCTGGGGAAAAGCGTCTGATGGACGAAGCCTTCCGGCCAGACAGTGATCTCTTTGGACCCATTACTTTGCATTCGCAGTCAGACTGGATAACCTCCCATCCTGAGGCTCCCCAAGACTTTGAAGAGTTTTTCAGTGATCCTTACAGAAAGATACCTTCTCCACAGAAGCACAGTATTTATATACAGTGCATTG GATTGCTAGGAAACACCAGAAGTATCAGTGAAGAATATGTGAAATGGCTCAAGGGCTACTGTGAAGCATTTTTCTATGGCTTGACAGTAAAACTCCTAGAACCAGTTCCTGTCTCTGCAACAAGGTGCTCCTTTAGAATCAATGATAACACGCAGAACCTACAGATTCATGCAG ggCAGATCCTGAagttcttaaaaaagaagaaacctgAAGATGCTTTTTGTGTTGTGGGAATAACAATGATCGATCTTTACCCAAGAGACTCCTGGAATTTTGTCTTTGGACAGGCCTCTTTGACAGATG GTGTGGGGATATTCAGCTTTGCCAGGTACGGCAGTGATTTTTACAGCTCCCACTACGAAGGCAAACTGAAGAAGCTGCAGAAGTCTTCAAGTGACTACTCGGTTTTTGATAATTATTACGTTCCTGAAGTGACTAGTGTTTTGCTGCTTCGGTCCTGTAAG ACTTTAACCCATGAGATTGGACATATCTTTGGACTTCGGCACTGCCAGTGGCTCGCATGCCTGATGCAAGGCTCCAACCACTTGGAAGAAGCTGACCAGCGTCCCCTCGACCTTTGCCCCATCTGTTTACGCAAGTTGCAGAGTGCTGTCGGCTTCCACCTTAAAGACAGATACAAA GCGCTGGTGAGGTGGGTTGATGCTGAGTCCACCGACACACCTACAGTTACTCCAAAACATAGTCGTGAGGATCCTCTGAGTTTGCCAAAACCTGTGGAAGCCTTTAAAGAATGGAAGGAGTGGATAACAAAATGCCTTGCTGTTCTCCAGACATAA